The following DNA comes from Candidatus Poribacteria bacterium.
CACACAACGCCTCAACCACCGTGGTTGAGCGGGTGACGGAAACACAGATTCCTATCTATGCGGTCGGTGTTGGCGATCCTGAACCACCAAGAGACCTCAAACTCTCCAGAGTTGAAGTCAGTCCTGTCGCCTACACAGAGCACGATGTGCCGATTCGAGTCACCGTAGATCACACAGGCTATTCAGGGAGTCAAACCCGTGTTTCACTCATGATGGATAATCAGGTTGTGGATGCGGTGCCAATCACACTAACGGCTGAATCGATGCAAACGATTGAGTTTACTCTGAATCCTCAGGAGGAGGGTATTTTCCAATACGTGGTTTCCGTTCCCGTGCTTGAAGGTGAGCTAACCACCGAAAACAATACGCGAGCGTTTCCACTGAAGGTGGTTAAAACAAAGTTACACCTGCTTTACATCGAAGGACAGCCGGGCTGGGAATATGCTTTCCTCAAGCGGGCACTTGAACGCGATCCAAACATTGATTCGACCTGTGTTATCCTATCGAGCAAATCACCGAATCAACTTCGTGGAACGCTGTTAGCCCGTTACGATCGGTACTATCCGCAGACTACACAGCGATCCCGTATCCCCCAATTTCCGAAAACGCTTGATGACTTACTATTTTACGATGTACTTATCATCGGAGATCTTCGCTCAAGCACGCTAACTCCACAACAGCACACGGCAATCGTCGATTTTGTTGAAAAAGCGGGGAAAGCAGTTATATTTCTCGGTGGCCGCAATTCACTCGGTCGCGACGGTTTCAGGAAGAGCAAGCTCGCCTCGCTTCTGCCGATTGTCATCCCCGCCAACGGTTGCTACGTGCGGGATGAGGATTTTAGTCTTCAATTAACGCAACAAGGTATGTACCATCCAATCACCCGTTTAGGAGATACGCAAGCAAAGGTCGAAGCCTTATGGCGTGATTTGCCGCCGCTATCGCGTCGGTTGGGAGGGTTTCGACTCAAGGGTGGGGCAACAACACTCGCCGAGTATCACTCAGATAGAGATCAAACGACGCTGCCAATTATCGTTTTTCAACGTTCAGGATTGGGAAAAAGCCTCCTAATCTCGGCTGAAGGGCTATGGAATTGGGGATTTGGTGTATGGAATTTCAAAGATGCGGATGATACTTATCCTCGCTTTTGGGGGCAGACGATTCGCTGGATGGCAACACGGACGGATACCAAACAGATCAATGTCACGACAAATTTGACAACCTACTCAGTTGGCGATGAAGTCCAAATCATCGCCTATGCATACAATGAAAGTTATCAGCCGTTGGTCGCTGCGGAGCTTAAAATCGAAGTGACACCGCCGGACGGAAAGCATTTTCAAGTCCGAACTAGTGTAAATTCACAGAGCCTTGGCACCTATCGTGCCCAGTTCCGTGCAAATCAGAAAGGAGCGTACCACGTTCGTGTTTCAGGTGTAGATCGCTCTGTCTCGCTCGGTGAAGACTCAACAGAAATCTTTGTTGAATCACCGTTAGCGGAGTTTGAGAATCCACAACTCAACGAAGATTTGCTCAAACAACTCGCAGCCAAAACCGGAGGGCATTACACCCCAATTGCCGATATTACGTCATTACCGAAGAGGATCAAACCGGTTCAGGAGTCTGTTTTTGCGGTTCAAGAACGTGAGTTATGGGATAACCCGATAGTTCTGATTCTTGCGGTTGGGTTCTTGGGAACGGAATGGTTTTTGCGTATGCGGAGAGGACTAGTATAGCGTGAGTTACGACCTGTTGCACCCGTACCTGTCTGAACAGTGAAACGTAATGCTTAAGAAGTTCACAATGGTTTCATTGGTTCATTAGTTCATTTTATCCCAACGGGCAAAGCCATTTGTATAGTTTAAAGGATATGATTGGAAAGATAGCCGGGTATCAGATCAATCACATATCGCGTTTCGTATTTTACATCCTATTGAGCTCGTTTCTTATAATCGGATCCGCTCAAAGTGCTGGTGAGAAGTTTGTTATCGCTCAAGTCCAATACGATGGAGGTGGCGATTGGTACGGCGATCAGACCACAATTTCCAACTGGCTGAAGATTCTGCGCACCAGAACGGACATTGAGGCAGCAAAAGAACGTGTGATTGTGAAATTGACGGATCGGAATCTGTACCAATACCCAATGCTCTACATTGTAGGGCACGGCAACATTCACTTCAGTAAGGAAGAGGTCGAGGCATTGCGTTTCTATTTGACCCACGGCGGCTTCCTCTTTGTGAATGATGATTACGGGTTGGATGAAAGTTTTCGTCGTGAAATACGTCGCGTGTTTCCTGATCAATCATTGCAACCTATACCGAATTCACACCTCATCTACCACTGCTTCTACGATTTTCCTAATGGACTCCCGAAGATTCATGAACACGATGGGGAACCTGCGCAAGGGTTGGGATTATTCCACGAAGGTCGAATGGTCGTTTATTACGTATACAGTTCAGATATTGGGGATGGGCTAGAAGATCCGAAGGTCCATCCCAAAGATACGCCGCAGGTTCGCGAGTTGGCTGCGAAGATGGCAGTCAATATTGCGGTTTATGTATTGACGCACTAAATGAGAAGAGGAGAATGGAGATTACACCGTGTCAAACTTAAACACAGAACAAAGCTATCAAGAAATTACGAATCGGCTTCACTCATTGCGAAATCAGTGGCGTTTGCTGCTTTTCTCCCACAGTTTACTCCGGTGGTCGGGTACGATTGCCCTCGCTCTTGCCCTTGCTTTTATAATTGATCAGGTTCTGCCTTTACCGCGCCTTTTCCGTATGGGGCTGGTGTTGCTGTGGTTAGGGACCGGTGTGTACGCAGCGTTTCGACACCTGATTCAGCCTGTATTCCAAAGGCTAACAGACGCTCGTGTGGCTGCCTATGTTGAAGATCAATATCCCGGTCTTGAAAACTGTATTTTGAGTACCGTCCAACTCATGCCAGAGATGGAGAACAACCGCTTCGGGTATGCCCTAGGATTCATAGAAAAGTTGATTGAAGGCACACATCAATTGATGGATGCTATCGAAAGCAGAAAAGTCTTCTCGCGGGAGTTTATGAAACTCAAGCGGTATGGTGGCTTTGCCCTTATCGCCTTTGTACTGCTGTTTATTACCCTCTTCATCTTCCCGTCCGCAGCGAAGGATTTTGCACAAGCATTTGACGAACTGCCTAAAACGCCTCAGGATGTTCTCATCGTTCAGATTGATGAGGTTCAGCCGGGGAACCTACGAATACAATCCGGGACGGATGTCACTATCGCCGCGAAAGTGACGGGGCACTTTGGGGCACCCGTGCACCTCTATTATCGTGTGGGCGGCGGAGATGAAGCGATTGCATCAGCGAGCGCATGGCGTAATCTATTACTGGCAAGGAATGAGATCGAAATCGCTTACCGTTTCACGTTTAAAAACGTTACGCAATCAATGGAATACTACATTGCAGTAAAAGAGACAGAGTCAGAATCCTTCCAAATTACTGTTGTCCGCGCGCCGATCGTGAACCGTTTCCAACTAAAACTCAACTACCCGAAATACACGCAACTTTCCCCGCAGGTCATTGAGGAAAATCTTGGCGATATCGCTACCCTTATTGGTACAATGGTTCATTTTGAGGGAGATGGCAATCAACCAATCGCTTCAGCGAGGCTGGTCTTTGAAGAATCGGATCCAGTCAAACTTACAGTATCAGAAGGCACTCGGTTATCCGGCAGCTTTATTGTCCAGCGTAGCGAAAAGTATCATATTGAACTCATTGATATTGATAGCATTTCAAACTCACAACCGATTGCATACACGATTCACGCGGTTGAGGACGCTGAACCTCAAATCGAGATTGTTGCGCCGGGGCAAGATGTTGTGCTTGATGACTCAATGATTGTTTCTCTGCAACTCGACGCGAAAGATGATTACGGTGTGGAGAAAATTCAGCTTGTTTATCGGGTTGAAGGTACGGACGATGACTTAGTAGTGCCTTTGAGAACGTGGAGCCCTACGGATACGCCAGTCTTTATCGAATTTCCTTGGGACATCGATCCGATCGGGCTGTATCCGGGCGATATCATCTCTTATCATGCTGAAGCAATCGATGCGGATAATGTTTCTGGACCCAACGTCGGCAAATCTAACATCTATTCGATCCGTTTCCCCACGCTAGCGGAACTTTACGATGTGGTCGAATTTGAGCAGGAAGCTGAAATGCAAGGGCTTGAAGCGTTACACGATGATCAGGCGGAGCAAACCGCGATAGTCGATGAGCTGCTAGATAAAATACGGAAGAGCCAAGAGCTGACTCTGAAAGATGAGAAACTGATGGAACAGGTTCTCAAAAATCAGCAAGAGATTGAGAAAACAGCGAAGGATCTAATGGAAGAAATGCAGCAAACCACTGAGCAGATGCAGAAGCAGGAACTGTTTGACATGCAAACGGTAGAGAAGTTTCAGGAGTTGCAAGAGTTGATGGATCAGGCCCTCTCGGAGGAACACAAGGAGTTGTTACGTAAGTTAGCAGAAGCGTTAGAGACGCAAGAGCTATCCGAGCAGGAGCAGAAGTTGATGGAAGCAAACTTTAATCAAGAGCGGTTTCTTCAGCAGCTTGATCGATTGAAAGACCTCTATAAACAGATGATCATTCAGCAGAAGCTAGAAGCGGCGGTAAATCAGACGAAGGAACTCGCTGAACGCCAAGAACGTCTAATGGAACAGTTAGAAGATCTCGTTGACCAAGCTAGTCAGAAGAATGCATTAGATGAGGTTCAGGGTACCGACGCGCCCCGATGGGATCCAAAGCAACTCGCCAAGCAAGAAGAGCGTATTGCAGAGGGGATGGATGACCTGCATCAAACTCTTGATGAACTTGGGGAGGAGATGTCAGAATTAGAGAATCTCAAACGGGTTGCTGATGAAATCAAACGGCTGAACCAATTCGCACGAGAAGTGCGGATCGCACAGGACCTCCGATCTGCAACCCAACAGATGCGCAGCAATCAGATGCAGCGCGCAATGGAGTCTGGAGCAGCGGCGCAGCAAGGACTTACCGAACTACATCAAGGATTGGACAATGCACTGGAGTTTATGGAGGGTGGCAATGCAGAGGAGACGTTGACTGCAATACGCGAGGCGGTGCGGAGTGGCCTCTATCTTTCAAGAACCCATGAGGAAGCGATTGAGGGGACCGACGAGATTTTGCGATCTGGGCATGGACAGTATTTACCGGGTGAAGTTAAGCAGTTGCAAGCACTCGCGGCAAGCGAATTAGGACTCGC
Coding sequences within:
- a CDS encoding DUF4159 domain-containing protein, with the translated sequence MIGKIAGYQINHISRFVFYILLSSFLIIGSAQSAGEKFVIAQVQYDGGGDWYGDQTTISNWLKILRTRTDIEAAKERVIVKLTDRNLYQYPMLYIVGHGNIHFSKEEVEALRFYLTHGGFLFVNDDYGLDESFRREIRRVFPDQSLQPIPNSHLIYHCFYDFPNGLPKIHEHDGEPAQGLGLFHEGRMVVYYVYSSDIGDGLEDPKVHPKDTPQVRELAAKMAVNIAVYVLTH